The Phormidium sp. PBR-2020 DNA segment CCAGGGATCTGAAGCCGTCTCGCGCTTGGTGACTGAAGCCATGCAGGATGCTTATAGTAAATCCACGGCCACCATGCGGGAGAAGATGGAAGAACTCACCGGTGGTCTGAATCTGCCGGGAATGTAATGACAACACGGTCTAAGACCTCCAAAGCCTGCGAGTGCAGGCTTTGTTATTGTGGGGTTCCTCCCGTCTTGGGAGGGTGATCTGAAACTAAAAGCACTATGGCATATCGTTTACTGTTTGTTTGTTTGGGCAACATTTGCCGATCGCCCTCGGCAGAAAACATCATGCGTCACTTAGTGGCCCAGGCGGGGTTGGAGGAGCAAATTATCTGTGACTCAGCCGGAACGTCAAGTTATCACATTTGGAGTTCTCCCGATGCTCGGATGCGCTCGGCGGCTAAAAAACGGGGCATTGAGTTAGTGGGGCAAGCTCGCCAGTTTATTCCCGCAGATTTTGACCAGTTTGACCTGATTCTGGCCATGGATCGCGATAATTATGCCGGAATCATGGCCCTAGATCGTCACGGACAGTATGATGATCGCGTGCGGATGATGTGTGATTTTTGCCGTCACCATCAGCTCAAGGAGGTTCCAGACCCCTATTACGGCGGGGCAGAAGGATTTGATCGGGTGATTGACTTACTTCTCGATGCCTGTGAGGGCTTACTAGATGAGATTCGCCCGAAATTGAGCTAACCTGCCCCAGCTTGCCCCTCGTTACCGTTGAATTAAGATAAAAATCGAGACGGCCAAGACAAAATAGCCAAAGGCCTTCTGGAGATGAGACGCGTCAATGCGACGGCTTAACACTGCCCCGCCATAGGTCCCGAAACTAGCGGCGAGGGTAAAGGAGATGATGAGTCCCCAATCCAAGGAGACTTGACCGAGGTAGCCCCAAAAGGCGGTGGCGGATTTCAGACCAATAATGAGTAAGGAGGTGCCAATGGCCTCCTTGATGGGGGTTCCCCCCAGTAAAACAAGGGCGGGGATAATGGCAAAGCCACCGCCAACCCCCACAAATCCAGTAATTACCCCTACCAAAAGCCCCTCTAGGGGGATGAGCAGGACTTTAGCGAAAGAGGTGGATTTGGGGGCGGTAGGGGTCACGACTAGAGGAGGGGCAGCATCCCGTTTTTTACGAATCATGAAAATGCTGGCCAGGAACATGACGATTCCGAAAGCTACCAGTTGGAGGGTGTCGCTAACAAACGGCAGTTTCGCTAGTCTGGCTCCAGCATAGGCCCCCACCATGGCGGCTGGGGCAAAGGTTAATGCAAGTTTAAGACTGACATGACCAGCTTTGGCATGGGGAATCAGTCCCATTAAACTGACGGCCCCCACGATAAAGAGACTAGCGGCGATCGCCTCTCGTGGCGATAGGCCCATCACATAGACGAGGATGGGAACGGCCAGAATGGAACCACCGCCCCCGAGCAATCCTAAACTAACGCCAATCCCTACGGCCAGGATATGTCCGACAATCCAAGTAATATCCATCGGTTAGGCAGGTACATTCCCACAGCGTTGGTTCGCTGGAACCGCCTCGGCGATTTTCTTGGGATTGGGAAGATTGAGGTTGGCCATCAGTTCAATGAACTCGGCGCGATCGCGGCCCGCAAAGCGAGGATTATGGCGTTTTTCTTCGCCAATGGTGGAAACGGTCTGACCTCGGTAATCATGGCCTGGATAGACGAGGGTATTCTCAGGCAGGGTGAAAAACCGCTCTGTGACGACATCATAGAGGCTTCCGGCATCACCACT contains these protein-coding regions:
- a CDS encoding low molecular weight phosphotyrosine protein phosphatase; translated protein: MAYRLLFVCLGNICRSPSAENIMRHLVAQAGLEEQIICDSAGTSSYHIWSSPDARMRSAAKKRGIELVGQARQFIPADFDQFDLILAMDRDNYAGIMALDRHGQYDDRVRMMCDFCRHHQLKEVPDPYYGGAEGFDRVIDLLLDACEGLLDEIRPKLS
- a CDS encoding sulfite exporter TauE/SafE family protein gives rise to the protein MDITWIVGHILAVGIGVSLGLLGGGGSILAVPILVYVMGLSPREAIAASLFIVGAVSLMGLIPHAKAGHVSLKLALTFAPAAMVGAYAGARLAKLPFVSDTLQLVAFGIVMFLASIFMIRKKRDAAPPLVVTPTAPKSTSFAKVLLIPLEGLLVGVITGFVGVGGGFAIIPALVLLGGTPIKEAIGTSLLIIGLKSATAFWGYLGQVSLDWGLIISFTLAASFGTYGGAVLSRRIDASHLQKAFGYFVLAVSIFILIQR